The genome window GTCCTGGACAAGGCCGCATCGGTGCTCAGCGCTCTCGAGGCCGGACCCGCGACCCTCGCGCAGCTCGTCGCCGCCACCCATCTTGCACGCCCCACGGCCCATCGCCTCGCCGTCGCGCTCGAGCACCACCGTCTGGTGGCACGTGACCTGCAGGGCAGGTTCGTCCTCGGGCCGCGCCTCTCCGAGCTCGCGACCGCCGCCGGCGAGGACCGCCTGCTGGCCGCCGCCGGGCCCGTGCTCACGCTGCTGCGCGACCACACCGGCGAGAGCGCGCAGCTCTACCGCCGGCAGGGCGACCAGCGGATCTGCGTCGCGGCCGCCGAGCGGCCCATCGGGTTGCGCGACTCCATCCCGGTGGGCGCCACGCTGACGATGCAGGCCGGCTCCGCCGCGCAGGTGCTGCTGGCGTGGGAGGAGCCCGACCGGCTGCACCGCGGGCTGCAGGGCGCCAAGTTCACCGCCACCATCCTGTCCGGCGTCCGCCGCCGCGGCTGGGCGCAGTCCGTGTCCGAGCGCGAGGTCGGTGTCGCCTCGGTGTCCGCGCCCGTGCGCGGCCCGTCCGGACGCGTCGTGGCCGCGGTGTCGGTCTCCGGACCGCTCGAGCGCCTGTCCCGGCAGCCCGGCCGGCTGCACGCCGCGGCCGTCGTGTCCGCCGCGAACCGCCTCACCGAGGTCCTGCGCCGCACCGCGGACTGACCGCCACGTCCGCAGCCCGGGGCCCGGTGCAGCACACCGGCGCCCCGGGCTCTCGCGTGCTGCACCACCGCAGCACGGCACGGCGAGGGAGTCGACTCTCGCCGGACACGACGAAGGCCCGGTCACCTGTGGTGACCGGGCCTTGACCGTACCCCCGACCGGATTCGAACCGGCGCTACCGCCGTGAGAGGGCGGCGTGCTAGGCCGCTACACAACGGGGGCCTTGCGCACGACCCGTAGGTCGCGTGCCGAGTGGATACTGTACCCGACGTCCACCGTGAGTCGAAATCGCTCTCGACGGCCGCGGGCCCGCCACCAGGGCGGGGATCCGTGCTGCCACCGGACTGACGTCCGACG of Cellulomonas dongxiuzhuiae contains these proteins:
- a CDS encoding IclR family transcriptional regulator, whose product is MDNSSGVGVLDKAASVLSALEAGPATLAQLVAATHLARPTAHRLAVALEHHRLVARDLQGRFVLGPRLSELATAAGEDRLLAAAGPVLTLLRDHTGESAQLYRRQGDQRICVAAAERPIGLRDSIPVGATLTMQAGSAAQVLLAWEEPDRLHRGLQGAKFTATILSGVRRRGWAQSVSEREVGVASVSAPVRGPSGRVVAAVSVSGPLERLSRQPGRLHAAAVVSAANRLTEVLRRTAD